The DNA window CGTTGGCTTCCCAGTCGAGCTGCTCGACGATGAAGTCCAGGTCTTTGTGCTTCTCCTTGGGCATGTCCTTGACGAGCAGCGCCCAGGGCACCTCGCGGCCTTCGACCAGGCTCTGGTACATGCCGAAGACGTCGGAGCCCCACTGCGGCTCGTAGGTGCAGAGCGAGCCGGGGGCGTGGAGGATCGCCGGGTGAATGAGCCAGCCGGTGCCCGGCTTCAGGCGGTACGCCTTGGACAGGTCGAGGATGCCGTTGTCGCCCTTGTTCCAGTCTTCGAGGGTCTTGCGGACCTGGGCCTTGGTGGTCCCGGGCTCGAAACCCATGAACGTGTAGGGGAAGTTGTTGCCGACATTGTTGTGCTGCGGCGGGAAGTAGTAGCTCTCGGGCTTGCCTTCCTGGCCGACCAGTGCAGCCTGCTGCTTGGTCTGGTGCATGTGGTGCGGGATCGGCCCCATGTTGTCGAAGAACTTGGAGTAGACCGGCCACTTTTTGTACTTGTTCCAGATCGCGTCGCCGATGATCTTGCCGCCCAGTTCCGCAACAGCATCGGCGAGGGTGAACCGCTGGCCGTTGGAGACGACATAGCTCAGGCCTTCATCGGGCGTGCGGTTGTCGTTCGCGGCCGGCGTGGTGCTGCCGAACCAGCGCTCGTCGATACCGCCGCGGTTCAGGCCGAACGCGTAGAGGTCATCGGGATGAAGCTTAAGACGCTTGCCCGGCTGAAGGAACGACCGCGGCACCCAGGTGGGCGAGAGGCGGAGCAATCCGCCCCCATCGGCCAAAGCCGCTTCGGCGGCGGATTTCACGTTGCTGGAAAGGGTCTTCAACTCTTTGACATTGGTCGGCATAGGGGCAGATCTCCTCGTTTCGGGACGGACAGTATAGTGACCGGACGATTCACGGAAAGGGGCAGCGTGTCGCCACTATTTTCCCGTATCCCGACGCGGGCAGCATTTTCGGTGGTAGATCGGGGCCGGATGAAGCATCTTCCGGGTTCGATATCCAACATCGTCCTGTCGATTCGGTAGCATGTGCGAGCCGGGGTATATCGCCCCGGACAGCCACTTCAACTCGGAGGACTTCATGTTGGTCAAGTTCGCACTGGCGGTTGCCGCCATCGTTACGTTTGCCATGGTTACCGCCCGTCCGGCGGTGGCCGCCGACGCGCCCAAGGGCAAGTATTACGAGCTTCGGATCTACACCGCCGCCCCCGGCAAGCTCGATGCACTCAACGCCCGTTTCCGCGACCACACGATCAATCTGTTCAAGAAGCACGGGATTGAAAACATTGGTTACTGGGTCGCCGTCGACGAGAAGAACGTCGGCAAGCTCTTTTACGTCGTCGCGTACCCCGACAAGGAAGCCCGCGATAAGTCATGGGCCGCGTTCGGCAAGGACCCCGAGTGGATCGCCGCCAAGACCGCATCGGAAAAGGACGGCAAGCTGGTCGAGAAGGTGGAGCAGGTGTTCATGACATCGACCGATTACTCGCCGATCAAATAAGTGCGCTCCTAAAGTTGGCAAGATGCAGTAAGCAGTACGAAGGGAAGAAGGAGTTCGTCCATTCCTTCTTTGCTCCGTGCTGCTTATTGCATACTGCCTGCTCAACTTAAGGAGTTCAATCTCATGGAATACCGCAGACTCGGCGCCTCTGGTTTCAAGGTTCCCGCCCTCACCTTCGGCACCGGCACGTTCGGCGGCAAAAGCGAGATGTTCAAAGCCTGGGGTGAAACCGATGCCGCCGGCGCGACGCGGCTGGTCGATGTCTGCCTCGACGGCGGCCTCACCATGTTCGACACCGCCGATGTCTACTCTGGCGGGACGTCTGAAGAGATTCTCGGCGTCGCGATCAAGGGGCGGCGCGATAAGGTGCTGATCTCGACCAAGGGCACCTTCCCGATGAACCAGGAGCCCAACAGCGTCGGCTCGTCGCGGTTTCACCTCACCAACGCCGTCAATGCAAGCCTCAAACGCCTCGGCACGGATTACATCGACCTCTACCAGCTTCACGGCTACGACGCCCTGACCCCGCCCGAAGAAGTCCTCGGCACGCTCGACCAGCTCGTCCGCGCCGGGAAGATTCGCTACATCGGCGTTTCAAACTTCTCCGGCTGGCACATCATGAAGGCGCTCGCCGTCGCCGAGAAGTACGGCTTTCCGCGGTACGTGGCCAACCAGACTTATTACTCGCTCATCGGCCGGGATTACGAATGGGAACTGATGCCGCTCGGTGCCGACCAGGGGATCGGCGCGGTCGTCTGGAGTCCACTGGGTTGGGGACGGCTGACCGGCAAGATTCGCAGGGGAGCAGCCAAGCCAGACGTCAGCCGATTGAACTCGCAGGTCGCGGTCGACAAGGGGCCACCGGTGGACGACGAGTACGTCTACAAGGTCGTGGACGCGATCGACGCGATCGCGAAGGAAACCGGAAAGTCGGTGCCGCAGATCGCGCTCAACTGGCTGCTGCAGCGGCCGACGGTTGCGACCGTCATCATCGGCGCGCGTACCGAAGAGCAGCTCAAGCAAAACCTGGGCGCGGTAGGCTGGAATCTGACGCCAGAACAAGTTGCGAGGCTCGACGCCGCGAGCAAAGTGACGCCGGCGTATCCGTACTGGCATCAAGTACAGTTTGCTGATCGCAATCCGCCGCCGGTAGTGTGGTGAGTATGGTGGTGGCTACGTTTTCCAAGTACCTCTGACTACAATCTGCGCACGAGGAATTATGCTGAAAGCGTACAAAGCGACATTGGACGGCGACCGACTGGAGTGGGAGGCCGGCAAGCGGCCCTACCTTCGATCAGGCGCAAAAGTCATCGTCACAATTCTGGACGAGCCTAGTCCTCCGGTAATACCTCCTTCCAATCCTACCGCGGTCGCTGAAGCTCTGGACAAGATCGCAAAAATGGGCGGCATTCACTCTTTCGGGGATCCACTCGAGTGGCAGCGTGACGTCCGCAAGGACCGGCCTTTACCCGGGCGCGATGATGAGTGACCGGCGCGTCGTCATTGACAGCAACATCATCATTTACGCCGCCAAGGATCCTGGCGGCGTTTTTGGCAAGTTCCTGGCAACTGCTTCGTTTGCGTTCTCAGTCGT is part of the Humisphaera borealis genome and encodes:
- a CDS encoding cupin domain-containing protein codes for the protein MPTNVKELKTLSSNVKSAAEAALADGGGLLRLSPTWVPRSFLQPGKRLKLHPDDLYAFGLNRGGIDERWFGSTTPAANDNRTPDEGLSYVVSNGQRFTLADAVAELGGKIIGDAIWNKYKKWPVYSKFFDNMGPIPHHMHQTKQQAALVGQEGKPESYYFPPQHNNVGNNFPYTFMGFEPGTTKAQVRKTLEDWNKGDNGILDLSKAYRLKPGTGWLIHPAILHAPGSLCTYEPQWGSDVFGMYQSLVEGREVPWALLVKDMPKEKHKDLDFIVEQLDWEANVDPHFKANHFLEPIVAAGSAAEGYVDKWIVYGKVYGEQLFTAKELTVKPGQKVTVKDGGANSIIVVAGEGKINKLRLNCPKLIRFHDLTEDEVFVTEAAAKAGVTYENTSGTEDLVVLRYFGPEVNPDAPVIKYQGGVKL
- a CDS encoding NIPSNAP family protein; amino-acid sequence: MLVKFALAVAAIVTFAMVTARPAVAADAPKGKYYELRIYTAAPGKLDALNARFRDHTINLFKKHGIENIGYWVAVDEKNVGKLFYVVAYPDKEARDKSWAAFGKDPEWIAAKTASEKDGKLVEKVEQVFMTSTDYSPIK
- a CDS encoding aldo/keto reductase gives rise to the protein MEYRRLGASGFKVPALTFGTGTFGGKSEMFKAWGETDAAGATRLVDVCLDGGLTMFDTADVYSGGTSEEILGVAIKGRRDKVLISTKGTFPMNQEPNSVGSSRFHLTNAVNASLKRLGTDYIDLYQLHGYDALTPPEEVLGTLDQLVRAGKIRYIGVSNFSGWHIMKALAVAEKYGFPRYVANQTYYSLIGRDYEWELMPLGADQGIGAVVWSPLGWGRLTGKIRRGAAKPDVSRLNSQVAVDKGPPVDDEYVYKVVDAIDAIAKETGKSVPQIALNWLLQRPTVATVIIGARTEEQLKQNLGAVGWNLTPEQVARLDAASKVTPAYPYWHQVQFADRNPPPVVW